The region GTGCGCTAATAGGTTTCTGACCTGATCTTCAACTTCTTGAGAGATTATGTCATGATAAAGACTGTCAAAGAGTGTTACTGTTCCAGGAATGCATCCTACTGATCTGACACAAACCCAGTGATTTTGTCCTCTATGCAATATCTGCACAAATTCGCCAGAAACTACACTAAAATTTCGCACTGGACCTAATGTAGGTCGCTGGAAACCTTCAATTAAAGGGTTTATTTCCTGCAAAAGCACCTGTGCACTATGGATAATTGCATCATCAAGCCAACCATGGGGCGACATAATAAGCTGATAATCTTGCTCATCAAGATTTCCAAGTGAACGATGTCGTTCAGAGTCACACGTTGTTACCATAGTAACCTCAATGTCATCAGTGCTTTCCTCATCACTGTCAGAATCATGTGCATTGTCAGATTCATACAACTTGGGTTTATCATGATGAGATTGAGAAGAACAAGTGGTAGTAGCGACTGGGTTTTCCTGGCATGTCCCAGTTGAAACAGCAGTGCTGTCATGAAATGGCTTTGCataatgttttttgcaatcaGTGCATTTCCAAGTGGTCTTGCTGTTGTTTGGCATTTTCTTGTAACCAAGACAggtcaagtgaaaaaaatttccactctgacAATTTTCGTTGTGACACTTGAGTAAGTTATCAGATTGCTGCGGCACTGCTTGGCAAATGCAAATACTATCAAGAGATAAAGCCTTAGCTATTATTTCTGAATAACTTTCCTTTACTTTTCTTGCACGCTTAAATTGTGGTAGCCTGCAGCAGTGAGGGCAATACCATAGCCTTGGAAGTGGGGTTGAGATTGCCAAACATGATGGATGAAATTCAACAAATGGGCACTGAATGTTTCCACATTTCACAGTGTTTCCATCTGATGGCATTCTGCAAAAGCAAATTCCATCACCTGCTTGAGGTATCTCAGCAGAAATGTTACACTTTCTTGAGTACCATCTACCTAAAATTTCAGGCAAAACACATGTTCTCCAGAAAGTGGTAAGTTTTGGGAAAACAACCTTCCAGTGACCATGGTCAGGGTAAATTCTTTCTTTAACAATTGTTGCACGGTGAGAACTATCAAACGcacaaacaacaaagtcaTTGTACTTTCGCTCTGGTAATGTGAAAAGCTGttgttgaacttgaaaaaagtaGTTGTGGTTTcgtttcagttgaaaattacCAGCTACCTTTTCCAGgcaagaatttttctttaaaacataactgtcaaaatcacttcTGTCAATACATATTGGACATTTGATTTCTCCACATCCCAGTCCACAGCATGTGCAAGATACCAAGAAGTCGGGAGTGGCATGAATCCAAGGATACTCTTCATTAATAACTAATCCACACCGCGAAAGTTTTAAGTCAGCAtgactgtttttcatttcttcttcataGGCTTTAATCGCATCAGCTTCATGTTTACACCCATGAAGCACTgcttttgtgttcactttaaATAAATGTGGATAGCAGACTGATTTGATCAGTGATTGTGATGGTTGAGCAGGGTTTGTACGGCAGACTGCTCCACTCATCGATGCACCAATACGACCCGCTCTATGTCGAAAAAATGCAGACCCATTTGCCTGGCTTTGTGTATCTCATTCAATTTGTAAAATCTCTTcacttgacaaagaaatttcaacaTCAAAGCACTTCTTTAGCAGATCAGTGTAGGACAGATTTAAATTGTCATTGTCAAAAAGGTCTGGGATTGTTAAGATACTGCTGCTTTCTGATACAAACTGGTCAGAGTAGGGCTTGATAAGACTTAATGCTACcggtttaatttttgatctgTCTAAACTTTTGTAGAAGGTGTCCATTTCAGCTTCTGTGGGAACGTCCACTGTTAGTTCTCTTCTGCTGGCGGTGAAGAATGTTGCCTGAGCCTCGCTGTTTTCGCTTAAGCTATCGATTGTTTTATCTAAATCCGCTTTCAGTTTTCTGGCGGAGGCCAAATTTATGTCCCGCATTCTAGCATATGGAATGTCTTTCACAAATGATGGTAAAAGCCACGAGCATTTCACTTGTGTGCAAGCCAACTGACCTCGAATTTTTGTCCAAGCTTCCACGTAAAACAACACGCTTGCTACGTGTGAGCACGATTCTGAGAGTCCTGCTTTGCATCCTAAGCAGTGAGCTGATCTGACTGTTCCATCTTTTTCGGCTAATATCCAGACAGAGATCAAAGCGTCATTCATTCTCTGGGAATGTCTCACTTTTCCTGTGACGATGTGCTTACCAGCGACAATGCAACCTTGAATACTTGTTAGAAATCCTGACACCAGAAAGTTGTAGGCCTCTAAACTCTTGTAGGCTTTAAACTGCTCTTTGGTGTAGAAACTTGTTTCCAAAACCAAGTAGCTTAACAAATCCATCGCTTCGATGGGAGGAAGGCACTCCGTGTCAAACTGTTGATCGGGAATGGTGACCGGATCGACTCCAACTTCGGCGATTTTTTCTCAATATCTTCGTTTTACGCTGTCCTCGAGTTTTACGCAATACTCCGACAATATTGGGATTTTTCTACAAAGCTCCTCAATCGAAGGGACGCGTTCATTTTCCGAAGAATCCATTGTAACTAAATAGTGATGGCATATATGCATATAAACACATGGAAATTTTACCCGCAGTGGAACACCAGCATGGCGGatacccaaatatggaaaaGTATCTGACGTCACGTGCAAGCCAAGAATATGCTCTCCGTTAATACTTTAACTCAACAAGCCCATGTCATGTGATCTTCAAATGAATATGTATGCTCTTGTCTTTAAACTAACAATGGATTCATTGTTTTCCGGCGTTCCATGTGCAGGCAATAGGTGTTTCAGAAATATCCGAACATAAAGGTCCACCTTCTCTCCGAGTTGAGCAAGAAAATTCTCCGtgattttaaaacttttctgCACGTTTTACGTCTTAAGAAGAAGTAGTCCTGCCTCAAGTTCGCTTTTCTACACTGACTTTTAAAACGATCGCTTTTCAAATTGCGTAATCGTTCCCATTCAGTTTtggattaaaataattttgcccttCTCAAGTCATTTGTCATGTAATAGCTGATTTATTCAAAGTATTGCTCTGTTTCATTTTGGCATGCGTTCCCTTTGCATTTTGAGCGTTGCTTTACGTGGAAATATTTTCCCCCCATTTTCCGGTTTAGTTTAAAGAGATTTACAAGGGCACAAAAAATTACCAGAAGTCAAACCAAACggttttcttttccaattcCTTACTTATTAAATACCAAAttgtgttgcttttttttaaaacatttattaTGCCTCCCCGTCTTTAGGAAATGAAATTCCGAAAAGAGGTAGctatgaaaataaatttccgGTTTTCGTAGCACTGCGGAAAACCCATATACTACCTCCACCAGATGtggaacttttttttttttaattaaagtgTTTACAAAGCTGATTGTTGTTAATGTTTTCTGTGTGTTTATGCACTTAATTTCCGCGAGACGTGAGGTATGCCACGGCCATCGAGTTGAGCACGCCGGTatgtgaaaatatttttcagaaCAGGTTAATTCGTACTGACAGGAACGATTAAACCCCTAGAAAGGAAGGAAGCTGCAGGGAAAAGCCAACTTGACCTCTTTCACCTATGTTTATAATACAACCGTTATCACACGTAGGGGCCAAATAACATGTCATCAAAATAAGCTATACGACTATCCTTGATGACAAGGTTAAATTTCAAGGCTAAAATTCTGAAGAGCACAGCTATACGCCTTGTAAAATCAAAAATTCTCTCTTACGTAAATTCTCTCTCGCGAAATACTGCTAATTGAACGTAAATCCTAATGAACTGATATCTTTCGATaccgttcatttttcttgtcatcaCTTAAGATTTCTCGCGTTAATTTTAATAAAGGTCGGGGAAAATAAAGAACGTCTCACTGTAATTGCGTTCGCTTTGCATGCTGAAGGTCCGGGATTCAAAACCCCGCACCTCCTAaatcttgttcttttttttctgtgagtTCGCAATAGCCGCATCAACTGGATCGGTCAGGTTAGAATTGCCCATAATATTAATAGCAAGAAACAAATTTAGCTTTGCCTCGCCAAGAATTCATCAACAGCCTAcatatcttttttctttttggtagGTTTGTGAGGCTGGTGGTGAAATAGAAGACCAAAGTTattatgagaaaaaagaaccCGATTGTGGTTCAGAAGGAACGCAAGAAAGCAGCACACAGGTATTACGACAAATATGGAACAAAATCCACCcaacccccacccccctcaCCCCTTAACCCAACTCGTTTCCAGGTTTTGTCATCTCCCCAACCTCACCCCCTTGGATCCACGATGGACCCAATAAAGCATTTAGCACAAGTTCTCCATTGGCTTCACATTAACTTTTTTCCCCTCTTACTTCCACTCGGTTTCATTTCACCAGGACTACAAAATATGGCTGATATTTCGACTTGGCATTCTAAGCGGcatgttctttgttttgtttgcggtGTTAACAGTTGCAGGTAGGCAATAAACGCATTCTATTTTTGCGTCGACGAAGGAGTCGCTTCCTAATCGGGTCGTTGGGGTATCTGAATCCTGTTCCAAGTGCTAGAAATCGAGATAAGGGGTTATCGGTTAGTGGGTTACAGATCTGCGCCATCTTGGAAAAACGTCACTGCATTCAGTATGCTCGGCGTTTGTTttgcgccattttgaaacgtCACACCACAGTATCCATGATGCCAAGCGCGTTTCGCGGATTCGTTTGGCATTTTAAGATGTCCTAGAGGTGACTGCGTGACACTTAATGCGTGACACTGCGTGTCAATGATTACTGCTAGTGAAAGCAGATAAAGAGCCAGATCGAGTTTTACGCCATACTTGAACAATTCTGTGAACGATGACCACACTGTCTCTTCTTTATTCACACAGCAATTAAAGCCGACAGGGATATCCAATGGGAGCCCGCATTCCGTATGTACAGAGGACTCTTCCTGTTTATTCtagagttttttttgtttggaatCAATTTGTATGGCTGGCAAGCTGTGGGGATAAATCATGCGCACATATGCGACTTCAAAAACCTTCTTTGTCCTCTTCGAACCTTGGAGGTAAGTTTCTTCAGTTACTAGGGACTTTCTGTGCCAGTTTCCGCGACTCTGATTTTCAATgctcgtttcttttcttttggacAGTTGGCAGTCTTTTTCGCTGTTGTCTGGGGAGGAAGTGCTGTCGTCTTCCTTTTCTCGGATCAGTTTGGGATCCCTTTTTACTCGCATCCGTTAGCGTTGgcgtgtttttttcttcttttcttcatcAACACATTGAATGTTTGCTTTCGACACTGCAGATTCTGGCTTCTGAAAGCACTAGTGAGTACTGTCaagtttgtgtttgttttttatttcgcACGCGCACGATTTCATGCTTCTCGGCTGATCCTGACTGTGAGAACCAGTCAAACTCACAGAGCACGCAAACCTAAGAAGACAAACGAGCCAAGCGACCAAACCCCAGCATGGTTTGATAACCAAACGCCAGCACGATCCGACGAAACTAAGGAAAAGCCCAGTGTCACAGGTTCTAACACCGAGCTAATCCCCAGTTTTCAAGATTGACGCTTTTAGCTCATTCCTCTCATAGattttcaaaaaggaaaagcagcCAAACTTAAAGATAGAGTGGATTTTCTAACAAGCATTTTAAGCGCTAGAAAAAGGATGAAAAAATTCGTTTGGTCTGGTTTTACGTTTGAATTGCTTAAAACATGCTTCGTTCGATTTTGCTACAACCGCTGTGCTGAGTGAAAATCTCACGCCACATTCCCAGCCAATCAGACGTAAAATCAAATACGTGTTCGTTCTCGTTTTCCCGGCCCGCGCTTAGCGCAGGCTGCaaggctgttttttttttcttttgctgtaTTATGATTAGTTCATTTGATCATTTGTCTTTTTCTGGCGGCTGAAGAGGGCCAAAATGTAGAACAAAGCCTTAGTGTTCCTTGTATTTCTAAGAAgtgttcttctttgttttttcttctctcttttaGTGGAGAGTACTGACTGCTCCGTTCCATCACGTAGCATTCGCTGACTTCTGGCTCGCAGACCAGTTGAACAGTCTTGTGGTTGCCATTCTAGACATGGAGTACTTGTCCTGTTACTATGC is a window of Acropora palmata chromosome 11, jaAcrPala1.3, whole genome shotgun sequence DNA encoding:
- the LOC141859107 gene encoding uncharacterized protein LOC141859107: MDLLSYLVLETSFYTKEQFKAYKSLEAYNFLVSGFLTSIQGCIVAGKHIVTGKVRHSQRMNDALISVWILAEKDGTVRSAHCLGCKAGLSESCSHVASVLFYVEAWTKIRGQLACTQVKCSWLLPSFVKDIPYARMRDINLASARKLKADLDKTIDSLSENSEAQATFFTASRRELTVDVPTEAEMDTFYKSLDRSKIKPVALSLIKPYSDQFVSESSSILTIPDLFDNDNLNLSYTDLLKKCFDVEISLSSEEILQIE